The following proteins come from a genomic window of Corynebacterium hansenii:
- the sepH gene encoding septation protein SepH — translation MRELKPIADVREPGTIILVAADAGEGGGERFALPVTDELRELVAAVPVPDGDPLDDDAAAPVRSATAQGVAEQGATAQGVAAQGTEKEGAPAGEDADGEKGTGADAADGSPDRPAPLESVPDEPRMVLRPREIQDRVRAGASVAELIELTGMPARRIEPFAHPVLAERARIAELGKQSRPRRADGPAQLTLWEILATAFAARGLDLATSEWDAWRDPAGQWIIGVTWSAGHSTTTAEWAFHAEGATSSTVARNTIAAELVDPDFARPRRNLASVEGEAPGLRPAPPVEEAPGPVDHGAPEGLGDGDDDDDFLRHPDEDAAPRRRRKTVMPSWEDVLLGVRPTDRK, via the coding sequence ATGCGGGAATTGAAGCCCATCGCGGACGTCCGCGAGCCGGGGACCATCATCCTCGTCGCCGCGGATGCCGGGGAGGGTGGCGGGGAGCGGTTCGCCCTTCCGGTCACCGACGAGTTGCGCGAGTTGGTCGCCGCCGTGCCCGTCCCCGACGGGGATCCGCTTGACGACGATGCCGCCGCCCCGGTTCGGTCCGCCACCGCGCAAGGAGTCGCAGAGCAAGGAGCCACCGCGCAGGGAGTCGCGGCGCAGGGGACCGAGAAGGAAGGGGCCCCGGCCGGGGAAGACGCCGACGGGGAAAAGGGAACCGGCGCGGACGCCGCGGACGGCTCCCCCGACCGCCCCGCTCCCCTCGAATCCGTGCCGGACGAACCGCGGATGGTGCTGCGCCCCCGCGAAATCCAGGATCGGGTGCGGGCGGGCGCGTCGGTCGCGGAGCTCATCGAGCTGACGGGCATGCCGGCCCGCAGGATCGAGCCCTTCGCGCATCCGGTGCTCGCCGAGCGCGCGCGGATCGCGGAGCTGGGCAAGCAGTCCCGCCCGCGCCGCGCGGACGGTCCGGCGCAGCTGACGCTCTGGGAGATCCTGGCCACCGCCTTCGCGGCGCGGGGCCTGGACCTGGCCACGTCCGAATGGGATGCGTGGCGCGACCCGGCCGGCCAGTGGATCATCGGCGTGACCTGGTCCGCCGGCCATTCCACGACCACCGCGGAGTGGGCGTTCCACGCGGAGGGCGCGACATCGTCCACGGTGGCCCGCAACACCATCGCCGCCGAGCTGGTCGACCCCGATTTCGCCCGGCCCCGCAGGAACCTCGCGTCGGTCGAGGGCGAGGCCCCGGGCCTGCGCCCGGCGCCGCCGGTCGAGGAAGCGCCCGGCCCCGTCGACCACGGGGCGCCGGAGGGGCTCGGCGACGGCGACGACGACGATGACTTCCTGCGCCACCCCGACGAGGACGCGGCGCCCAGGCGCAGGCGCAAAACCGTCATGCCCTCCTGGGAAGACGTCCTGCTCGGGGTGCGCCCCACGGACCGGAAGTGA
- a CDS encoding DUF6928 family protein, with amino-acid sequence MGSPRGPRAGVATIWFVAAAEPLAVLTAEPGHDRGFGRKYLALLDPRLTVTPIGDFPLNRSAPAGAGEFYIGGYDGLAVVQTVLDDVTKLSELPQRFLRGIAATDVYAFSSDPGSGFGAFAHWRAGELKRAFSATRFTIFEDVGLPGVFEGDFWAGLRKPAAEEKAGDENTDEAKNDEAKTGRTDGTGAGGNGGENPILPGVAMPFVPSELCAAAAEGWLGFDPADPGPDIPVSAFAVDGRRASAGEAVMARRGAARDMPHAAAGNVDYDDYEDHATPEPEDSAEGIRRVGRAAADGARAIGEGVRGLGRRAWAKVQKRNRS; translated from the coding sequence ATGGGATCGCCCCGGGGGCCGCGCGCCGGCGTCGCCACGATCTGGTTCGTCGCGGCCGCCGAGCCGCTGGCCGTGCTCACCGCCGAACCCGGGCATGACCGCGGATTCGGCCGCAAGTACCTGGCGCTGCTGGACCCGCGCCTGACCGTCACTCCGATCGGGGATTTCCCGCTGAACAGATCCGCGCCGGCCGGCGCCGGGGAGTTCTACATCGGCGGCTACGACGGGCTGGCCGTGGTGCAGACGGTGCTCGACGACGTCACGAAGCTCTCGGAGCTGCCGCAGCGCTTCCTGCGCGGCATCGCGGCCACCGACGTGTACGCGTTCTCGTCCGACCCCGGCTCCGGTTTCGGGGCGTTCGCCCACTGGCGCGCCGGCGAACTGAAGCGGGCGTTTTCGGCGACGCGGTTCACCATCTTCGAGGACGTCGGGCTCCCCGGGGTCTTCGAGGGCGATTTCTGGGCGGGGCTGCGCAAGCCGGCGGCGGAGGAAAAGGCCGGCGACGAGAATACCGACGAGGCGAAGAACGACGAGGCGAAGACCGGCCGCACCGACGGCACGGGCGCCGGCGGGAACGGCGGGGAGAACCCCATCCTCCCGGGCGTGGCCATGCCCTTCGTGCCCTCCGAACTGTGCGCCGCCGCGGCGGAGGGCTGGCTGGGCTTCGATCCCGCCGACCCGGGCCCGGACATCCCGGTGAGCGCATTCGCCGTCGACGGGCGCAGGGCGTCCGCGGGTGAAGCCGTCATGGCCCGGCGCGGCGCCGCGCGGGACATGCCGCACGCGGCAGCCGGCAACGTCGACTACGACGACTACGAGGACCATGCGACGCCGGAACCGGAGGATTCGGCGGAGGGCATCCGCCGGGTCGGCCGCGCCGCCGCGGACGGTGCCCGCGCGATCGGCGAAGGCGTGCGCGGCCTGGGCCGGAGGGCCTGGGCCAAGGTTCAGAAGCGCAACCGCTCGTAG
- a CDS encoding TrmH family RNA methyltransferase, translated as MPDPSPSRSPHRIRVDDPADPRLDDVRDLNRSDTRPDLPGGKGLVIAEGALIVPRLAGSRFPLRCIVGTPPRLDALDDDLASGDPAARAAALSVPWYEVDRPVLAAAVGFDMHRGLLGVADRAPEPAVADVVAGARTLLVLEGVGDHENIGAMFRNAAGMGVDGVLFGAACADPLYRRSVRVSMGHVLRTPFAHLPGTTTTWQRSLDGLRREGFRIVAMTPGEGSVPLWEAMAHDKVAILVGAEGPGLTEHAMRAADVRARIPMAEGTDSLNVATAAAIAFYERLRF; from the coding sequence CCGTCCCGATCCCCGCACCGTATCCGCGTCGACGATCCCGCCGATCCGCGCCTCGATGACGTCCGCGACCTGAACCGCTCCGACACCCGCCCGGACCTGCCGGGCGGCAAGGGGCTGGTCATCGCGGAGGGGGCGTTGATCGTCCCCCGGCTGGCGGGGTCGAGGTTCCCCTTGCGCTGCATCGTGGGCACGCCTCCGCGCCTGGATGCGCTTGACGACGACCTGGCCTCCGGAGATCCCGCCGCACGGGCCGCGGCGCTGTCGGTGCCGTGGTACGAGGTGGACCGCCCCGTGCTCGCGGCCGCCGTGGGATTCGACATGCACCGCGGGCTGCTCGGCGTCGCCGACCGCGCGCCCGAACCGGCCGTGGCGGACGTCGTGGCGGGGGCGCGCACGCTGCTGGTCCTCGAGGGCGTGGGGGATCACGAGAACATCGGCGCCATGTTCCGCAATGCCGCGGGCATGGGCGTCGACGGCGTGCTCTTCGGCGCCGCCTGCGCCGACCCGCTGTACCGGCGGTCGGTGCGGGTGTCCATGGGGCACGTGCTGCGCACGCCCTTCGCGCATCTGCCGGGCACCACGACGACGTGGCAGCGCTCGCTGGACGGCCTGCGGCGAGAGGGCTTCCGCATCGTGGCCATGACGCCGGGGGAGGGGTCGGTGCCGCTGTGGGAGGCGATGGCCCACGACAAGGTGGCCATCCTCGTCGGCGCGGAAGGCCCCGGCCTGACCGAGCACGCGATGCGCGCGGCGGACGTCCGCGCCCGCATCCCGATGGCCGAGGGCACGGACAGCCTCAACGTGGCCACCGCCGCGGCGATCGCGTTCTACGAGCGGTTGCGCTTCTGA